From a single Nicotiana tomentosiformis chromosome 2, ASM39032v3, whole genome shotgun sequence genomic region:
- the LOC138906021 gene encoding uncharacterized protein translates to MENFVPQADQDAKLVQFEKSRQGWMSVKEYYIEFVKLSKYATDVICDERDRIQRFIAGLGDHIHGETYFASFAPGCTFTSIVGVAKHLEERKRQQRESEHKKARFNSNVSGKGVKVDNQKVDAVKNWPRQTMTTKIRSFLALAGYYKRFMEGFSIISELLTKLTQNKVKFRWFEDYENSFKELKDRLTSTLVLTLPDGTKGFTAYCDASAISLGCVLMQNGKANVVADALSRNSVESLAHFRAEKKVMGRELSSLENIGVCTSELDYGGFILQVQQELDMQVELNTAFHPPTDGQSEKTIQILEDTLRTLYGALYGRRCRSHIGWFERYEAKMLSKDLVRDALDKVPDVAYMEGENVLLKVSPMKGMMRIGKKNKLKPRFIGPFEIVKRFKEVAYRLAFPHNQAGVHPIFHVFMLQKYYEDKSHVLDFSTVQLDENITYEEEQIAIVDCQVRKLRSKVVSSVKVLWKAQPTEEATW, encoded by the exons ATGGAAAATTTTGTACCTCAGGCTGACCAGGATGCAAAGTTAGTCCAGTTTGAAAAATCGAGGCAGGGTTGGATGAGTGTGAAAGAGTATTACATAGAGTTCGTGAAGTTATCAAAGTATGCAACTGATGTCATCTGCGATGAAAGAGACAGAATCCAGAGGTTTATTGCAGGCTTGGGTGACCATATTCATGGAGAAACTTATTTTGCATCGTTTGCTCCAGGTTGCACTTTCACTTCTATTGTTGGTGTTGCAAAACACTTGGAGGAGAGGAAGAGACAGCAAAGGGAAAGCGAACATAAGAAGGCTCGATTCAACAGCAATGTTAGTG GTAAAGGAGTTAAAGTTGACAATCAAAAGGTTGATGCGGTGAAGAACTGGCCAAGACAAACGATGACAACAAAAATCAGAAGCTTCTTGGCATTGGCTGGTTATTATAAAAGGTTCATGGAAGGATTTTCTATAATATCTGAACTGTTAACTAAATTGACTCAAAACAAGGTGAAATTTCGTTGGTTTGAAGATTACGAAAACAGTTTCAAGGAGCTGAAAGATAGATTGACATCTACACTAGTTTTAACATTGCCAGATGGTACTAAAGGATTTACAGCTTATTGTGATGCTTCTGCTATAAGTTTGGGATGTGTTTTGATGCAAAATG GTAAAGCCAATGTGGTAGCAGATGCTCTAAGTCGTAATTCAGTGGAAAGTCTAGCACATTTTAGAGCTGAAAAAAAGGTGATGGGTAGGGAGTTGAGTAGTTTAGAAAATATAGGAGTTTGTACATCTGAGCTAGATTATGGTGGATTCATACTACAAG TTCAGCAAGAGCTGGACATGCAGGTGGAGCTCAACACTGCATTTCACCCACCAACAGATGGCCAGTCCGAGAAAACTATCCAGATCCTTGAGGATACGCTGAGG ACGCTGTATggggctctatatggtaggaggTGTCGTTCTcatattggttggtttgagcgtTATGAGGCTAAGATGTTGAGTAaagatttggttcgtgatgccttggataag GTCCCTGATGTTGCTTATATGGAGGGTGAGAATGTACTTTTgaaagtttcacctatgaaaggaaTGATGAGAATTGGGAAGAAGAACAAGTTAAAACCGAGGTTTATTGGACCATTTGAGATCGTAAAGAGATTTAaggaggttgcttataggcttgcatttccTCACAACCAAGCAGGGGTACATCCgatatttcatgttttcatgcttcagaagtattatGAAGACAAGTCGCATGTATTGGACTTTAGCACAGTGCAGCTTGATGAGAATATAACTTATGAAGAAGAGCAGATAGCTATTGTAGATTGTCAGGTTCGAAAGTTAAGATCTAAGGTTGTTTCTTCTGTGAAAGTGCTTTGGAAAGCTCAACCgactgaggaggctacttggtag